From Streptomyces sp. SAI-135:
CCGGGGTACGACCTGGCGACCCTGTGGTCGGTCCTCGGCGACGCCCCGGTGGCGCGCCGTCAGATCAGCCAGATCGCCCAGACAGCGGGTCCTGCATCCCGGGACGCCTTCCTGGTGAACCTGATGCTGGTCCTGACGCGTGAGATCCGTACCTACGAGACGGCCGTGCAGCGTTCGATGCACGACTCGACCCCGGCGGCACCGGGCGCGGCCCACCCTGGTGCTGCGCCGTCCGGCGAGGAACAGCGGCTGCTGCTGAGGCGGCTGCACGACGACTGCCAGCTGGCCCGACGGGCCGTACGCGCGGCGGTCGGCACTCGCTGACGGGGACGATGGTCCGCGGTGCGCCCGGTGGAGCGGCGCGCCGCGGACCGTCGTATGTCCGGACCCTGCGCGGGCCCGGTCAATGGTGTACGCCACTGACGCCCCGCAGGCCCGCGGGGCACCCGCCACGAAACTCCCGTGCACCCGGATTGACATGGGAAATCCCCTGTCTCTGGGCATGATTGACGGATCGTCGACAAGCCGGTAGCACTGACGCACGCCCGGCCCCGCTCGGCTCATCGCGCTCGATCGTCCCTGGAGGCTGCATTGCGAGGATCTCCCACCGACCCCAACAGAGTCACCCGGAGGGTGCTCGGCACGCTGGCCGGTACCGCCCTGCTGCTGCCCCTGCTGGGCGCGGCCCCGTCGTCGGCAGGGGATTCCTCGGCCGGTCTCCAGCGGGCCTTCGCCGCGGCGGCCGCCGAGTACCACGTGCCGCAGAGCGTCCTGCTGGGTGTCTCGTATCTCCAGTCCCGCTGGGACACGCACGCCGGTGCGCCGAGCGTGACCGGTGGCTACGGGCCGATGCACCTGACCGACGCCCGCACCGCACTCGCCTCGGCCCCGCACCACAGCGAGGGCACCGAGGACGCGCGCGGTGACAGCGCCCGCGCGGCTCTCCTGCCCGACACGAAGGTCCCGGAGCCGGCCGATCTCCCCGCCCGGCTGGAAACCCTGCCGAAGGCCGCCGAGCTGACCGGCCTGAGCGCGGGGGACCTGCGCACCGACCCCGCGGCCAACGTCGCGGGCGGTGCCGCGCTGCTGGCCGCCGCCCAGAAGGACCTGGGCGAGCCGCTGAGCCAGGACCCGGCGGACTGGTACGGCGCGGTGGCCCGCTTCTCCGGAGCGGACGACAGCGCGACGGCGGCGGCGTACGCGAACGACGTCTTCGACGTACTGCGCACCGGCGGGGAACGCACCACGGACGCCGGCCAGCGCGTCGCCCTGGCGGCCCGCCCGGAGCACGCCCCGGACACCGCGCAGCTGGCCCGGACGGGTCTCAGGAAGCTGAGCGCGGCGAACACCGAGTGCCCGAAGAGCGTGTCCTGCGAGTGGATCCCGGCGCCGTACGAGGAGTTCGGGGACAACGACTACGGCAACCACGACCTGGGCGACCGTCCGGCCTCGCAGAGCATCAAGTACATCGTCATCCATGACACGGAGGGCGCCTGGGAAGGTGTCCTCAACCTGGTGCAGGACCCGACCTATGTGTCCTGGAACTACACCCTGCGCTCGACCGACGGTCACATCGCCCAGCATGTGAAGGCCAAGGACGTCGCCTGGCACGCGGGCAACTGGTACGTCAACGCCAAGTCGATCGGTCTGGAGCACGAGGGCTTCCTGGCGAATCCGGACGCCTGGTACACGGAGGCCATGTACCGGTCCTCGGCGCGGCTGGTGAAGTACCTCTCCGCGAAGTACGGCATCCCGCTGGACCGGCAGCACATCCTCGGCCACGACAACGTGCCCGGGCCGACCACCTCGACCGTCGCGGGCATGCACACCGACCCCGGCCCGTACTGGGACTGGCGGCACTACTTCGAGCTGCTGGGCCACCCGTTCCGGGCGACCGCGCCCAAGCAGGGCGGCCTGGTGACGATCCGGCCGGACTACGCCACCAACCAGCCGCGGTACACGGGCTGCGTCACCAAGGGCGAGCCCTGCGCCGCCCACGGTTCCAGCGAGGTACGGCTGTACTCGGCACCCGACGAGAACTCCGCGCTCATCACGGACATCGGCCTGGGCGGCAGGGCCCCGACGATCGACGTCAACGACCTGTCGTCTCGGGTCTCCACCGGCCAGCAGTACGCGGTCGCGGGGCGCGAGGGCGACTGGACGGCGATCTGGTACCTGGGCCAGAAGGCCTGGTTCAGGAACCCCGCGAGCAACCCGACCGCGGTGAACGCCGCGGGCCTCGTGGTGACACCGAAGGAGGGCCTCGACAGCGTCCCGGTGTACGGCCGCGCCTACCCCGAGGCCTCGGCCTATCCGGCGGGGGTTCCCGCACAGGCGGTCTCGCCGCTGCCGTACAAGGTGCTCAAGGGCCAGGCGTACGTGGCCGGTGACCGGGTGCCCGGCGAGTACTACTACGCGGTCACCTTCACTACGGACTCGCACCGGGTCGTGGTCGGCGAGGACCTGTACTACGAGATCCAGTACGGCCACCGGGTGGCGTTCGTACGGGCCGCGGACGTCGATGTGAAGCCGTCCGTTCAGCGCCGGTAGGGGCAGGTGCGCCGGTAGGGGACGTCCGGGAGGTGGCGGCTCCACTCCTCGGGGGTGAGGCCGCCGCCGGCCCGGTGGCAGACGGTTCCGGCGGCGTCGGTGGGCCCGGTCCGGTACGTCTGCGGCGGGGCGTGCTGTCCCGCCGCGCGCAGGGTGCTCCCGTCCGGCCCGAACGCCAGGGCCCGCACGGTGTCCCCCGGCGTGGGCAGCGGTGATCCGACACGGCGGCGGGAGTCGACGTCCCACAGCTGCAGCGTGCCTTCGTCGCCGGCGACGGCGAGCGTGCGGCCGTCGGGCGAGAACGCCAGGGCCGAGACGTACTGGTAGGTGGTCGTCTCGGGGTCGGCGAGGACGCCGAGCCGGCGTTGGAGCCGGCCGTCCCACAGCACGACCCGGCCGGACCCCTCCCCGACGGCCAGGTAGCGGCCGTCGGGGCTGAAGGCCACGGCGGTGCCGCCGCCGGTGAAACGGGTGGCGGGCAGCCGGGTGCCGGAGGGCAGGCGGTAGGCCTCTCCGCCGGTGGTGACGGCGAGGTCGCCGTCGGGGTGCACGACCGCCCGCCCGGAGGTGTCGGCCAGGACGGCCGTGGTCCGGTGCTGCCGCAGGTCCCACACCCGGGTGGCACCGGTCCCGGGGCTTGCCGCGTCGGACAGCAGGAGGGAGCGGTCGCCCCGTCCGAAGACGAAGTCCGACAGCGGGCCCCCGCCGAGGTCCTGCGTGGTCAGGACGGTGGTGACCCGGCGGCCCGGGACGTCGTACAGCCATATCCGGCCCGTCGCGGGCCCCGACGGGTCGGGCGACGTGCCGCCGTAGGCGAGGGTCGTGCCGGTGGAGTCGAAGGCCAGGTTGCCGGTGCAGTCGTCGAGGGCGTCCTGGCACGGCACGGTGCCGACGCCGGCCACGAGCCGTCCGGTGCGGCCGTCCAGGAGACGGATCCGCAGGTGCTTTCCGTCCGGGTCCGGGCGGGCGGTGGCCAGCCGTTCGCCGTCGCGGCTGAACACCGCGGCCGCCGTGGGGGTGGTGGTCCAGTCGTCGGTCGCGGCCCGCCCCAGAGTGACCGTGTGCACTCCCGGGCCCCACACGCCCTCCGCGCCGCCGAGGTAGCGCAGGGTCCGGCGGGCGGTGTCGAGGCGGATGTCCTTGACGGTCTCGCCGGCGAGTCGGTGGCGGAACACCGGGAAGTCGGAGCCGGACAGCCGCCAGACGAGGATCTCCTGGCCGTCCGAGGCGGCCAGGAAGGTGCCGTCGGTGCTGAACTGGGCCGTCTTGAGGCCCGGGTACGCCACCTCGGCGATCTTCCGGCCGCCGTCGATCCGCCAGGCACGGAAGCCGTCGGCGCCGACCATGCCGAGGCTGCGCCCGTCGGGGCTGAACACGATCTGTTCCTGGAGGCACTGCTGGGCCGAGGTCCTCGGCAGCCAGGGCGCGGTGATCTCACGCCGTGCGGGGACGTCCCACAGCCGGAGCCGCCCGCCCGGGACGCACAGGGCCAGGTGGCGGTCGTCGGGGCCGACCGTCGCGTCCGGGGTGGCCAGATAGGTCTGGACGGCGGTGCGGCGCTCCTGCCGCAGCTGGGCCATCAGCGCGGTGAGCCGGGCCCAGGCGATGCCGCCCACGTCGATGTCGCGCACCCTCCCCGGCTCCTCGACGTCCAGCAGTTTCCGCCGGTGGAGGGGGTCCCAGAGCTGGACGCGCCGGCTCGTCCCCTTCCGGTCGTACACGACGAGGGTGCGGCCGCTCGGGCTCATCTCCGCGCCGCCGTCCGCGTCCGTGAGAGGGGTGCGGTCCTGGCGCCCGGTGGCGAGGTCGCGCACGGTGACGCGGGTGCCGTCGAAGACCGGGAGCCAGGTGGTGTCCGCGCGGGGGAATCCGGCGAGTTCGAAGCTCCGGCCGAGGCCCGGCCCGCGGCTCAGCCGCCGGTGGGCGGTGACGTCCCACCGGGTCACGCGGTCGACGCCCACGCTGATCAGGGTGCGTCCGTCGGCGCTCAGCCGCCGCATGGTCCGCTTGCCGCCGTCCGGGTCGGTGAACACGTCCTGTTCGTGCTGGACCGCCGCCGAGAGCAGCCCGGACCGGGTCTCGGGCAGGTCGGCCACCCGCCAGGCGGCGAGGCTCAGCCGCATCGAGGTGACCGGGTCGGACAGTCTGAGGCTCTCGGCGACGCCGGCGAGACGGCGGGCCTCGGCCTCCACCCTGCGCTGTTCACCGAGCCGGTTCTGCTGCCAGGCGACGAGCCCGGCGACGAGGCAGAGGACCACCAGCAGGGACAGGGCGCCGAGCCGGCCGTGCCGCCGGTGCCGGGCCCGTCGGCGCGCCCGGGCCGAGCAGTCGAGGAACTCCCGCTCCAGAGGAGTGAGTTCCGCGGAGTCGGCGGTGAAGTGCTCCTGAGCTGCGGCCAGTCGCAGTCCGCGGTACAGGGCCTCCGGGTCGCGGTGCAGGTCGGCCCAGGTGTGGGCGGCCTCGGTGAGGGCGCGCTGGGTGCGCAGCCGTTCACGGTCCTCGTCGATCCAGGTGCGCAGCCGGGGCCAGGCGCTGAGCACGGCCTCGTGGGCCAGGTCCACCGTCCGGTCGTCGACGGTGATCAGCCGTGCCCGGGCGAGCTGTTCGAGGACCAGCGGGGTGTCGGGCCAGTCGGCGCCGGTGAGTTCGGCGCGGTCGGCGGGCCGCCGGGTGTCGGGGGTGCCCTGGCCCGGGGTGACCAGACGCAGCAGGATGCGGCGGGCGGTGTCGGCCTGCTGCGGGGTGAGCCGCGCGTGCAGTTCCTCGGCGGTGCGGGCGATGGCCCCGTGGATGCCGCCGGCCGCCTCGTAGGCCGCCTCGGTCAGGGTTCTTCCCCGGCGTCGGAGCCAGGTCTCCAGCAGGGCGTGGGAGAGCAGGGGCAGTCCGCCCGGCTCGTCGGCGATCTCGTCCAGCAGCCGTGCGGTCAGCGAGCGTTCGACGACCAGGCCGCCGAGGGCCGCGGGCCGCACGACGGTCTCGCGCAGTTCGTCCGGGCTCATGGGCGTCACCAGCAGGGTCGCCTCCTGGGCGGCGGCGGCGAGTCGGCGGTCGCGGGTGAGGTGGCCGTAGAAGTCGGCGCGTACGGAGATCACGACGCGGGTGGGTCTCCGTGCGGCGGCGAAGAGCAGGTCCAGGAAGCGAGCCCGTTCGTCGGGGTCCGTGCAGAGGGTGAAGAGTTCCTCGAACTGGTCGACCACGATCAGGGACGCCTCGGACGTCAGGGCGTCGGCGTGGGCCCGGGAGGGGTGCGGTCCCGGGGAGAGGATGCGGGTCCGGCCGGGCAGTCGCGGGAGCAGGCCGGCGCGCAGCAGTGAGGACTTGCCGCTGCCGGAGGGGCCGACGAGGACGACGAGGTGGCCGGCGGTGACCATCTCCACGAGTCGGGCGATCAGCCGGTCGCGGCCGAAGAAGCGTTCGCGGTCACCTGTGTCGAAGCGCGCGAGGCCCAGATAGGGGGCCTGGCCCGGATCGTCGGCGGCCCGGCGCTCCTCCGTCGTCTCGTCGGCCGCCTGCTGCCACCGCCGCTGCCACTCGTCCAGGTCGCCTCCGCAGGCCGCGGCATAGGCGAGGGTGACCTGGAGGGAGGGGAGCCGGTCGCCGGCCGCTGCCTGGGCCAGGGTCGCGGTGGAGTAGTGGGCCCGCTCTGCCATGGCCCGGTAGGTGGGGCCGCCGGCCTGCTGCCGTAACGTCCGCAGCTCGTGTGCGAATCGGGCGACCGGCCCCTCGGTCGGGTCCAGCGGTCGCTCGCGTCGCCCCATGGCTCTCCCCCGGCATCGTTCGTCGGCGCGGTCGGCTGCGGATCCGCACGCTAGGGACCGACGCGGGTGCGGGGCAAGGCAGTTCCGCGGGCGTGGCGGAAGATCAGGAAATTGTCTGGAGTGGTGGAAGGGGGCTGCCGGACAACTCCGGGATGGCGAAAGCTGGCGGCACGGCACCCCGGGGCTTCGCCGCGGCGGGCGGAGCGGGGGATCCCGGGTGTGACCGTGGTGGGCCGGACGACCGACCGTGCCCGTGGGCGGCTCCGGAAGGCCATGCGTCGGGGGACATGGCCTTCCGGGGCCTGCGCGGTGGTCATGCGTCGATGGCTTCCGGGGCCTGCGCGGTGGCCGTGCGTCGGGGGACACGGCCTTCCGGGGCCCGGTGCCGCCGGGGGGTCAGCCCTGCTGGAAGAGCTCGGCGGGCAGGGGCTTCAGGAGGGCGTACAGGTCGTCCGTGATCGGGCGGTCCCAGGCGGCGATGGTCACCAGGACGTTGTCGCTGCGGTCGAACTGGACGCAGGAGATCCGGCTCTCGGAGAGCTTGAGGCGGCGCACGATCAGGAGGTTGTCGCCCTGCATCACCGGCACGTCCTCGGTGTCGGTGACGGTCACCTCCTCGTCGTTCTCCAGCGCGATCAGCAGCTGGGCCACCTCGAAGGGGACCTGCCCCTCGGGGACCTCGCGCGCCGGGGAGCCCTCGGGGAGGTTGCCGATGATCATCGCGGGGCCGCGGCCGCCGAACAGGTCGTAGCGCAGGAAGACGCCCTGGCAGGTGCCGTCGGGGGCGGGCAGGAGCCCCGCGCCGAGGTTGCCGGGCCAGTCGCCCGGGTCCATGGCCAGGACGTCGAAGTCTGGACCGGCGGGGGTTGCGCTGCGGCGGCGGAGGAACGACATGCGCCCATGGTAATGGGCGGTGAGGTGGTCGTGCGGGTGCAGGTGAGTGGGGGTTGATCGGGTAGCGCCCCGCACGCCTCAGGTGGAGCGACTCACCGTTCGCAGACCGGTACGGTCCGTTCCCAGTTTCCGGAAGACGGACGACAGCAGGCGGACCGCCACCGGTTCGTCCACGCTCATCTCCTTCGCGATCTCCGCGTCCGTACGGCCCTCGGCGGCCAGGTCCGCCGCCCTGCGTTCGCGGGCCGTGAGGGTGTCCGTCTCCGTGCTGTGCAGGCGGCGCGGGCGCAGGCCCGCCGCGGTCAGTTCGTCGCGGGCGGTCTCGATCAGGCCGTCGGCGCCGCACTGGACGGCGGTGTCCAGGCCCCGGTAGAGGGTCTCCGCCGCCTCCCGGGCGCGGCCCGTGCGGCGGAGTTCGGTGCCCAGGGCCACCAGCGCGCAGGCGAGTTCGTACGCGGCCGGGGAGCGTTCGAGGTGGGTGACCGACTCCTCCAACAGCTTCATCCGGGCCGAACCCGGCGCGACCTCGGCGGCGAGCCTCAGCGCCTGGCCCACGGCGGACGGGGCTCCGAACTGCCGGGCCCTGGCCACCGCTTCGAGGGCCGTGACGACCGCCCGGTCGGGGTCGTCGTGGCTCTGGGCGCGGGCGAGGTGCAGCCGCCAGGGGCACCAGGCGGGGTTGCGCATGCCGCGCGGTTCCAGGCGGCGCCCGGCGGCGGCCAGCTCGGCTGCCGCCTCCTCGGCCAGGCCGCGGGCCAGCAGCAGTTCGCCGCGCACGGTCTGGGCGTCGGGGAAGACCACCGCGGCCGGGTAAGGGGCGCCGAAGGAGTAGTCCTCGGCGGTCTGCGCGGCCTCCTCGACCCGGCCGCGGGCCAGCAGCACCTCGATCAGGGTGCCCACGGCGTACCAGTGGGCCGGGGTGCCCGAACCCACACGCTCGGCCAGCCGCAGCCCGGCGCGGACGAAGTCCTCGGCCTCGGCGAGGCGTCCGCGGCGGAACCGGACGTAGGCGAGGAGGGTGTAGGCGAAGGAGAGGTGGGCGCCGCGCCAGCCCTGGCGCTCGAAGTCGGCGATCCCGGCGGCGAAGAGTTCCTCGGTGCGGCCGGGCCGGTCGGCGTAGGTGAAGGCGAGGGCGACCAGGACGGGCACCTCGAAGCCGCGGTCGGGCTCGGCCCAGCCGAGGCCGCCGGCGAGCGCCCGCTCGGCGTGCCGGAGGGCGACGGGTGCGGGTTCGCCGCGCAGGACGGCGTCCCAGGTGCGCAGGCCGATGACGTACCGCTCGGTCAGGTCGCGGCCGGTGAGACGGTCGGCGAGCCTGGCCATGCGGCGGGAGCGGGAGGGGTGGTCGGGCTCGTCGGCGCGGAAGGCGTCCCACATGAACTGCTCGGCGACCATGCGCAGCTTGACGCGGGCGTCGCCGGTGACCTCGATCTCGCGGGCGAGGGTGTCGGAGGCCTCGGCGAGGCGGTCGCTGTGGGCGAGGACCTGGGAGAGCCGGTAGACGATGCGGTGGCGAAGACCGGGTTCCGCGATGGGCTCTTCGAGGGCGGCGCGCAGGTGGTTGACCGTGGTGGCCGGTTCGGTGAGCAGGGAGGCGCTGCCCAGTTCGTACAGGACGGCGGCGCGGTCCTCGAAGGGCGGGGGTTCGCGCAGGGCGCGGGCGAGGTAGCTGCGGGCCGCGTCGGGCGCGCCGGAGCGCAGGGTCTCGGCGGCGGCGGCCCGCAGTTGCTGCACGACCCACGGGTCGCCGTCGGGGTGGGTCTCCAGGAGGTGGCGGGCAGCGACGGCGGGTCCCCGGCCGTCGTCGACGACGCACCAGGCGGCCTGGCCGTGCAGGGCGACACGGAAGCCCGCCGGGATGGCCCGGTAGACGGCGGTGGCGATGAGCGGATGCACGAACTCCAGGGATTCGACGCCGGTGAGGATGCGGGCGCCGCGCAGGTCGTCGGCGGCGTCGGCGGCCTCCTCGTGGCCGAGGCCCGCGACGGCGGCGGCGAGGTGGGGGTGGATCTCGGTGCCGAGGACCGCGCAGGCCCAGGCGAAGCGCACCGTCGAGGCGCCCAGGCGTTCGAGGCGGGCGACCAGTCCGCTGCCCTTGACGGCGGCCGCGAGGTCGCGGAGCAGATGGGCGGCGTCCTCGGTCGGGGTGACCCCGCGGTCGTGCACCTTGGCGGTCAGTTCGACCGTCTCGAAGGGGTTGCCCGCGGTGACGGCCCAGCACTCCCGGCAGAAGGCGTCGTCGGCGTGCGCGCCGAGCGTCTCCCGTACGAGGCGGGCGACGGCGACGGCGCTGAGCGGTTCCAGGTCGAGCGGACGTCCGCCTGCCCGGCCGGGCAGGGCCCTGAACGACTCGGTGTGCGCGGGGAGTTCGTCGGGCCGGTAGGCGACCACGACCAGCATCGGGAGTTCCTCGGCACGGGGGGCGAACGCGGACAGCCAGCCCAGGGACTCGGGGTCGGCCCAGTGGGCGTCGTCGAGGACCAGCACCATCGGGGCGCGCAGCACGGCGAGGTGGGTGAGGACCCAGTCGAGTCCGTCGCGCAGGCCCTGCGGGTCGGGCGGCGCTCCGTCGGTCGGGGCGCACAGGCCGAGCGCGGGACCGACGATGTCGTACCAACTGCCCAGTTGGGCACGGAGTTCGGCTTCGGCCGCGCCGGCGAACTGCGGCTGGAGGAGCTGCCGGGCGACATGGAAGGCGACGCGCTGCTCCTGGTCGCCGCCGCGGGCGGCCAGTACGGTGCAGCCGCGGGCGGCGGCGCGGCGGCGGACCTCGGCGAGCAGGGTGGTCTTGCCGATGCCCGGACGGCCGGCGACGGCGAGCAGGGCTCCGCGGCGGCGTGCGTGCGGTTCGGCACCGTCCGGGCGCAGCCCGGTGAGCTCACCCAACGCCTCGTCGACGGTGGCGAGTTCACTCTCCCGCTCCAGGAGAGGCCTTCTGCTCCGGACACCGTGCTGCATCATGGCGCACCCCCCGTCACGGAGTTGCACCCGCGCGGGGAGCGAACGCACACCGTGACCTACAGGCACCTCAGCGTACGCCTGCGGGGTGCCGTGCGAGCCCGAGTCGGCGCACCCGGTTCGGCGCTTGAAGAGGTGTTCGTACAGGACGGTGAGCCGGTGAAGCGGCCCCGGCAGCAGTTCGCCGCGGTACCTCCCCTTACGCCTTGTGCCGTTCGTGATGCCGTGCCACCCGGGCCCGGTTGCCGCAGGACGGCTTGCACCACTCCTGCCGCGGATGCTCCTTCAGGAAGTAGCGCACACAGCGCGGGGCATGGCAGGCCCGCAGCCGCTGCCGGTCGGCTCCGGTGAGAAAGGCGATCGCCGCCTGCGCGAGTACGGCCGTGAGGTCGGTCCCCTCGGGTGAGGGCCGCAGGTGTACGGCGGGTTCGGCGGTGTCGGCCCAGTGCAGGACGGGGACGGTCGGCATCCGCGCGGCGGCGGTGTTGAGGCGCTCGACCGCCTCGGGCACCGGCAGGAGGCGTGCCGCGTCGGCGGGGCTGGGCGCGCCGGGGCGCACGGCGTACGCGAAGAGGGCCCGGACGGCCGCCCTGAGGTCACGGACCGCGGCGAGGCTCGCCTCGTCGGCGTCGAACCCGTCCGTGACCGGCAGGTCGTCGGTGTGCTCGCGGACCCAGCCGGTGAGTCCGGCGGAGTCGGCCAGGTCGTCGGCGACCCCGCCGTGTCCGTCGTGCCGGATGGTGAGCGCGAGGTCCAGGGCGAGCCGGGTGTCCTTGCTGATCGGGTCCTGCATGCGGCTAATGATAGGTTCCGCTGCATCCATTAGCGCTGCACGATCCACGGACGCCGGGTCCACTGGCGCCCTGCGGACCGGGCTCAGGTGAGGTCGAACTCGCCTTCCCGCGCTCCTGACACGAACGCGCCCCACTCGGCCGGGGTGAAGATCAGGGAGGGGCTCTCCGGGCGGCCGCTGTTGCGCATCGCGATGAACCCCTCGACGAAGGCGATCTGGACATCCCCCAGACCACGGCTGCTCGAGTGCCAGTCGGCGTTGCTCAGGTCCAGCTCGGGCTTGTCCCAGCCCATGAGCGGCTGCTGCTGGATGGTGGTCTCGGCCACGTCCGTGCTCCTCCCGATCGCTTCGTCCGCGGCCAGCCTAGCGATCGACTCCGACTGCCGACAGGCCACGTGAGGGGGACCTTTCAGGAGTCGGTTCAGGCGTCCGGGGGTTCGGACCCCACGAGCCACATGGAGAAGAACTGCGATCCGCCGCCGTAGGCGTGTCCGAGCACCTTGCGGGCGCCCTCCACCTGGTGTTCGCCGGCCTGACCGCGTGCCTGGAGGGCGGCCTCGGCGAACCGGATCATGCCGGAGGCGCCGATCGGATTGGTGGACAGCACCCCGCCCGAC
This genomic window contains:
- a CDS encoding peptidoglycan recognition family protein; translation: MRGSPTDPNRVTRRVLGTLAGTALLLPLLGAAPSSAGDSSAGLQRAFAAAAAEYHVPQSVLLGVSYLQSRWDTHAGAPSVTGGYGPMHLTDARTALASAPHHSEGTEDARGDSARAALLPDTKVPEPADLPARLETLPKAAELTGLSAGDLRTDPAANVAGGAALLAAAQKDLGEPLSQDPADWYGAVARFSGADDSATAAAYANDVFDVLRTGGERTTDAGQRVALAARPEHAPDTAQLARTGLRKLSAANTECPKSVSCEWIPAPYEEFGDNDYGNHDLGDRPASQSIKYIVIHDTEGAWEGVLNLVQDPTYVSWNYTLRSTDGHIAQHVKAKDVAWHAGNWYVNAKSIGLEHEGFLANPDAWYTEAMYRSSARLVKYLSAKYGIPLDRQHILGHDNVPGPTTSTVAGMHTDPGPYWDWRHYFELLGHPFRATAPKQGGLVTIRPDYATNQPRYTGCVTKGEPCAAHGSSEVRLYSAPDENSALITDIGLGGRAPTIDVNDLSSRVSTGQQYAVAGREGDWTAIWYLGQKAWFRNPASNPTAVNAAGLVVTPKEGLDSVPVYGRAYPEASAYPAGVPAQAVSPLPYKVLKGQAYVAGDRVPGEYYYAVTFTTDSHRVVVGEDLYYEIQYGHRVAFVRAADVDVKPSVQRR
- a CDS encoding AAA family ATPase, whose protein sequence is MQHGVRSRRPLLERESELATVDEALGELTGLRPDGAEPHARRRGALLAVAGRPGIGKTTLLAEVRRRAAARGCTVLAARGGDQEQRVAFHVARQLLQPQFAGAAEAELRAQLGSWYDIVGPALGLCAPTDGAPPDPQGLRDGLDWVLTHLAVLRAPMVLVLDDAHWADPESLGWLSAFAPRAEELPMLVVVAYRPDELPAHTESFRALPGRAGGRPLDLEPLSAVAVARLVRETLGAHADDAFCRECWAVTAGNPFETVELTAKVHDRGVTPTEDAAHLLRDLAAAVKGSGLVARLERLGASTVRFAWACAVLGTEIHPHLAAAVAGLGHEEAADAADDLRGARILTGVESLEFVHPLIATAVYRAIPAGFRVALHGQAAWCVVDDGRGPAVAARHLLETHPDGDPWVVQQLRAAAAETLRSGAPDAARSYLARALREPPPFEDRAAVLYELGSASLLTEPATTVNHLRAALEEPIAEPGLRHRIVYRLSQVLAHSDRLAEASDTLAREIEVTGDARVKLRMVAEQFMWDAFRADEPDHPSRSRRMARLADRLTGRDLTERYVIGLRTWDAVLRGEPAPVALRHAERALAGGLGWAEPDRGFEVPVLVALAFTYADRPGRTEELFAAGIADFERQGWRGAHLSFAYTLLAYVRFRRGRLAEAEDFVRAGLRLAERVGSGTPAHWYAVGTLIEVLLARGRVEEAAQTAEDYSFGAPYPAAVVFPDAQTVRGELLLARGLAEEAAAELAAAGRRLEPRGMRNPAWCPWRLHLARAQSHDDPDRAVVTALEAVARARQFGAPSAVGQALRLAAEVAPGSARMKLLEESVTHLERSPAAYELACALVALGTELRRTGRAREAAETLYRGLDTAVQCGADGLIETARDELTAAGLRPRRLHSTETDTLTARERRAADLAAEGRTDAEIAKEMSVDEPVAVRLLSSVFRKLGTDRTGLRTVSRST
- a CDS encoding ABATE domain-containing protein → MQDPISKDTRLALDLALTIRHDGHGGVADDLADSAGLTGWVREHTDDLPVTDGFDADEASLAAVRDLRAAVRALFAYAVRPGAPSPADAARLLPVPEAVERLNTAAARMPTVPVLHWADTAEPAVHLRPSPEGTDLTAVLAQAAIAFLTGADRQRLRACHAPRCVRYFLKEHPRQEWCKPSCGNRARVARHHERHKA
- a CDS encoding DUF397 domain-containing protein, with protein sequence MAETTIQQQPLMGWDKPELDLSNADWHSSSRGLGDVQIAFVEGFIAMRNSGRPESPSLIFTPAEWGAFVSGAREGEFDLT